Proteins encoded by one window of Salvia splendens isolate huo1 chromosome 14, SspV2, whole genome shotgun sequence:
- the LOC121765559 gene encoding uncharacterized protein LOC121765559 gives MSSHFMIWNAQGIANATTQGSFKNMIDMYSVLFAAVLEPQTEHQPSFFSRRFGLQFRCSNTNGKIWIFSHRDWQVDVIDDSEQVLHVRVTTAIFPTPIFLSVVYAKCSREGRYDLWNKLRDISLATDGAPWLVGGDFNIFLLEEERRGSTTDRHGEMMDFADAVADCQLLDPGFDGPPFTWTRSGLWERLDIVLLGEHWTTVFATTRVTHLPRISSDHAPLLVRCQLTTQIPRPSFRFQNM, from the coding sequence ATGTCTAGCCATTTCATGATCTGGAATGCCCAGGGGATAGCGAACGCTACTACCCAAGGCAGTTTCAAGAATATGATCGATATGTATAGTGTGTTGTTTGCCGCAGTGCTTGAGCCTCAGACAGAACACCAGCCTTCTTTCTTTAGTAGGCGCTTTGGGTTGCAATTTAGGTGCTCGAACACAAACGGCAAGATTTGGATCTTCTCTCACAGGGATTGGCAGGTCGATGTGATCGACGACTCCGAGCAGGTTCTTCATGTCCGAGTTACTACTGCTATATTCCCTACTCCAATCTTTCTCTCCGTAGTGTAcgctaagtgctcgagggaggggaGATACGATTTGTGGAATAAGCTCAGGGACATCTCCTTAGCGACTGACGGGGCACCCTGGCTTGTTGGAGgcgacttcaacatcttcttgttggaggaagagagacgGGGCAGTACGACAGATAGGCACGGAGAGATGATGGACTTTGCTGACGCCGTTGCAGACTGCCAGCTCCTGGACCCAGGCTTTGATGGCCCACCTTTCACTTGGACGAGGAGTGGGCTCTGGGAGAGGTTGGACATAGTCCTTCTAGGGGAGCATTGGACGACAGTCTTTGCAACTACTAGGGTGACTCACTTGCCTAGGATCTCTTCAGATCATGCCCCTTTGCTCGTGCGATGCCAGCTCACTACCCAGATTCCGAGGCCATCCtttaggtttcagaacatgtAG